One stretch of Pelmatolapia mariae isolate MD_Pm_ZW linkage group LG3_W, Pm_UMD_F_2, whole genome shotgun sequence DNA includes these proteins:
- the LOC134624536 gene encoding mamu class II histocompatibility antigen, DR alpha chain-like, which yields MKMKELLLFLSCVLCVSADALHEDINYTGCSDINGGDMFGLDHEELWYADFEKQMGVSPQPPFIDPISFGAGAYETAVVNLYICRQNLQITRENLKEYPLQYDAPSGVMIYTRDEVELTVKNTLICHVTGFYPAPVKVSWTKNGRITTEGSSINTPYPNKNGTFTQIARLQFIPQQGDVYSCTVEHLALTDPLTKTYNVDTPEKPKPSVGPAVFCGLGVIIGLLSAAGGTFFILKANKCI from the exons atgaagatgaaggagctgctcctcttcctctcctgtgtGCTCTGTGTCTCTGCTGATG CTCTACATGAGGACATTAATTACACTGGCTGTTCAGACATTAATGGAGGGGACATGTTTGGACTGGATCATGAAGAACTCTGGTACGCAGACTTTGAGAAACAgatgggagtttccccccagcCACCTTTTATTGATCCCATCAGCTTCGGAGCTGGAGCTTATGAAACAGCCGTGGTCAATTTATATATCTGCAGACAGAACCTGCAGATTACTCGGGAGAATTTGAAGGAGTACCCTTTACAATATG ATGCTCCTTCAGGTGTGATGATCTACACCAGAGACGAGGTGGAGCTCACAGTTAAAAACACACTGATCTGTCATGTGACTGGTTTCTATCCTGCTCCTGTCAAAGTCTCCTGGACCAAGAATGGACGGATTACAACTGAAGGATCCAGCATCAACACTCCCTATCCCAACAAAAATGGAACCTTCACCCAGATCGCCAGACTGCAGTTCATCCCACAGCAGGGAGACGTCTACAGCTGTACAGTGGAACATCTGGCTCTGACCGACCCACTGACCAAGACCTATA ATGTGGACACACCTGAGAAGCCTAAGCCCAGTGTTGGACCTGCAGTGTTCTGTGGACTCGGTGTGATTATCGGCTTACTCAGTGCTGCAGGTGGAACCTTTTTCATCCTCAAAGCAAACAAATGCATCTGA
- the LOC134623237 gene encoding H-2 class II histocompatibility antigen, E-S beta chain-like yields the protein MASFFLCFTFLFISIHAADGFLEYMVNRCEFNSTELKAMEYIYSHYYNKIEYIRFSSSVGQYVGVTEFGVNLAEIWNNDTEELNLMRLKIATYCQHNIDIHDRAILAKSVQPSVRIKSKTPLSGQNPAMLVCSVYDFFPSEIKVRWLRDGQEVTSDVTSTGKMANGDWYYQTHSYLEYTPRSGEKISCVVEHVSLKEPLITDWDPSSDKSTSESATLTAIGASILTLGLILLLAGLIFYRWKAQGQTRTHTHRPLNSTSYQPFYLTVCVLN from the exons atggcttcattttttctcTGCTTCACTTTCCTCTTCATCAGCATTCACGCTGCAG ATGGATTTTTAGAGTATATGGTGAATCGCTGTGAATTTAACTCCACTGAGCTGAAGGCCATGGAGTACATCTACTCTCACTATTACAACAAGATAGAGTACATCAGGTTCAGCAGCAGTGTGGGCCAGTATGTTGGAGTCACTGAGTTTGGAGTGAACCTTGCAGAGATCTGGAACAATGATACTGAAGAGCTGAATTTAATGAGACTTAAGATAGCGACATACTGCCAGCACAACATTGATATTCATGATCGGGCTATTCTAGCTAAATCAG TTCAGCCCAGTGTCAGAATTAAGTCCAAGACTCCGCTTTCTGGTCAAAATCCTGCGATGTTGGTCTGCAGCGTCTACGACTTCTTTCCCAGTGAGATCAAAGTAAGGTGGCTCAGAGACGGACAAGAAGTCACTTCTGATGTCACTTCCACTGGAAAGATGGCAAATGGTGATTGGTATTACCAGACTCACTCCTACCTGGAGTACACACCCAG GTCTGGGGAGAAGATCTCCTGTGTGGTGGAGCATGTCAGCCTGAAGGAACCTCTGATCACTGACTGGG ATCCGTCCTCGGACAAATCAACATCTGAATCAGCGACACTGACTGCCATCGGAGCCTCTATACTGACCCTGGGTCTGATCTTACTTCTGGCTGGACTTATTTTCTACAGGTGGAAAGCCCAAGGTCAGACCAGGACTCACACTCATAGACCACTTAACAGCACTTCATATCAGCCTTTTTATTTGACTGTTTGTGTTCTAAATTGA